A segment of the Flavobacteriales bacterium genome:
GCAGCTTGAAGGAGCGGCGATCTGTGCTTGTGGCATCCTTCCCGTCGCGCTGCAAGCTCTTCGGCTCGCTTTCGCCGCCGGTAAGCGGCGATCGGCAGATGCCATAGTGGAAGCAGAGCATGTTGCTGATCCATGTTGCGGGTCGATCGTACTGGTTCTGGATCAAGGTCTCCCACGCAGCGATCTCTCCTGCATCGAGTTGCCGCACATCGCGCGCTTGTTGCGCCAGATTCAGCAGATCCGCGATCAGGCTGCTCATGCGCGTGCGCTCGGTCTCTTCGGCAGCGCTCAGCCTGTGGTCCTCGTCCAGGTCGTCCATCAGCGCTTGCGCACCACTGAAGTCATCGGCCTGAATGCGGAGCAGGGCTTCGGCGTAGCGCGCGGCCACAGTGGGTATCTGCTGCCACACCCAGCGCAGGCTGTCGTTCTCCACCCCTGTGCTGTCGCGGGTGGCGTAGATGTCCAATAGCTCGTTGGCGGCTTCGGTCATGCGGGCGTGGTGATTGCCCAGTTGCGCTTCCAGGGTGCTGCGGTAGGTGCGGGTGTCCCAACTGGCGGCTATGCTGGCGATCAGGTGAGCGGGCAACGGGTAGTTCGCCTCGTGCTCCGCCCAGTTGAGGAAACCTTCTTTCTGGGTGGCATCAGGGTTGGCGATGCAGACCTCCGCCTTGATGCCATCGGGCACGCCCGGCTTGTCCACCAGGTTCATCAGGGCCTCGGTGCTCAGGTAAGGGCTCTTGCTCAACAAGTAATCGCGCAGGTCCCAGATGTCCTGGGGCCAGGCGCTCACGATCTCCTCCACCACGGCGTCCGTATTGCCACCATCGATCAAGGCCTCGTACAGGTAGCGGGTGTTGCCGTAATCGGTTCGGGCACTCACCATCATGCCCGCCACGCCCACCACGCCGGGGTCCACGCTGATCAGGTGCGGGGTGCATTCGCTGCTCATGCCCCAAGGAATGCCGGCGGGCAGCAACAGGTCGCTGACGTGCTCGGGGAAGAGGCCCGTGCCGGTGCGGTAGTAGTAGGTGATGGGGTGGTCGGTATCCACATAGATGTCCCACTTCTCCGTTTCGCCGCCCCAGCCGTCCAGGGTATTGTCCGCGCCTCGACCGGCCGAGCCTTGGATGGTGCGGATGGTGTGTTGTTCTGCGTCCTGTTGATCCTCAATCTTCCGGCTGTACAGGTTCCTGTCCACGTTGCCGCAGTTGTTGCAGAGGATCTGCAGGCCGATGGTGCCGCTGTAACCGCCCGGCTCGGTGCTGGCGCACACGCCCTCGCCCACGAAGCCGGTGCTGAGGTTGGTGGCGGTGTTCTTCCACACCTTGTCGTTGTGGTCGCGGCTGTAGCCCACCACGATGGCCTCGGCGGGCAGCACCGGATTTGCCTGCGCGCTATGCACGTGGTTATCGTGGATCTTGAAGCCGAAGGTCTCCGTGGTGAAGATGCCGCGTGGCTTGGACCCGAATCGGATATCCTCTACACCGGTGTATGTGATGCTCCGCTCGGTCATCTCGAAGTCGTTGTTGCGCACGGTGAAACCGGTGATGCCGCTGGCGTACACCCCGCAGATGGTGTTGGAGAAATGGCTCCACTCCACGGTGAACATGCTGTTGGTGGGGGCGCCCAGGGCATGCACGCCGTGATCCAGGCCGGTGAAGCTGCTGGGCACGCGTTCGGCTTCGGTGCAGGGCGTGCCAGGCGTGGGGCAGGCGCTGGTTACCACGAAGCGTGAGCCGTAGGCATGTATGCCGTGGCCGAGCAGCGCGGTCTCGGGCACATCAGCAACGGTGTTACGGAAGGTGCAGGCCTGGAAGGCGATACCGCGCACACCATCGAGCTTGATGAGTTCCTCGGTGCCGAGCTCCGGTTGCAGCGCGCCGTCGGTGAACTCGAACACGGCATGGATGAACTGGCTGCGGTTGCGCGTCTCGAAGTTCATGTTCGAGATCTGGCGTAGGGCCGGAAT
Coding sequences within it:
- a CDS encoding T9SS type A sorting domain-containing protein gives rise to the protein MNFETRNRSQFIHAVFEFTDGALQPELGTEELIKLDGVRGIAFQACTFRNTVADVPETALLGHGIHAYGSRFVVTSACPTPGTPCTEAERVPSSFTGLDHGVHALGAPTNSMFTVEWSHFSNTICGVYASGITGFTVRNNDFEMTERSITYTGVEDIRFGSKPRGIFTTETFGFKIHDNHVHSAQANPVLPAEAIVVGYSRDHNDKVWKNTATNLSTGFVGEGVCASTEPGGYSGTIGLQILCNNCGNVDRNLYSRKIEDQQDAEQHTIRTIQGSAGRGADNTLDGWGGETEKWDIYVDTDHPITYYYRTGTGLFPEHVSDLLLPAGIPWGMSSECTPHLISVDPGVVGVAGMMVSARTDYGNTRYLYEALIDGGNTDAVVEEIVSAWPQDIWDLRDYLLSKSPYLSTEALMNLVDKPGVPDGIKAEVCIANPDATQKEGFLNWAEHEANYPLPAHLIASIAASWDTRTYRSTLEAQLGNHHARMTEAANELLDIYATRDSTGVENDSLRWVWQQIPTVAARYAEALLRIQADDFSGAQALMDDLDEDHRLSAAEETERTRMSSLIADLLNLAQQARDVRQLDAGEIAAWETLIQNQYDRPATWISNMLCFHYGICRSPLTGGESEPKSLQRDGKDATSTDRRSFKLQPNPASTFVALNYTLKASETSGSVRVIDANGRTLATDKLSGSIGHVVLDTRTWAKGVYAVQCSVSGAIVHAERLVIQ